TGACTACGATTCTAGGCGGAAACATACAACAAGCTTGCAATGCTGCTGAAATTGCTATGGAACATCATTTAGGGCTAACTTGCGATCCTGCTTTTGGGCTTGTGCAAATTCCTTGCATTGAACGCAATGCCTTTGGCGCGATTAAAGCCATTAGTGCTGCACGAATGGCAATGACACGCAAAAGCCATCCTGTAGTTAGCTTAGATAATGTGATTGCAACTATGTATCAAACTGGCAAAGATATGAATGCAAAATATCGCGAAACTGCTCTTGGCGGACTTGCCAAAACGCTTAGCAAAAGTGTGTGCTAATGCAACTTTTTATTTGTGGCAGTCATACTGATGTAGGAAAAACTTCTGTAAGTGCTGCATTGTGTTATGCTTTTGGGTTTGAATATTTTAAATTAGTCCAAGCTGGAATCCCAACAGATAGCCAAAAGATTCAAACTCTAAGCCCTCAAACCAAAATCCACCCACAAGGCATTCTTCTTCAAACTCCTGCAAGCCCACATATTGCAATGCAAAAAGAAAATATACAATACAATGGGCTAGAAATCCCCTTACCTCCCTCCAATCATCTCTTAATTGAAAGTGCTGGTGGGCTTTTTACGCCTTTAGATTCTTGCGTGTGTATGATTGATTATCTCCAAAAATATCATTTTCCAACACTTTTAGTGGGAAGCTATTATCTAGGCGGAATCAATCATATCTTACTAAGCATTGAAGCACTCAAACAAAGGAATATTGAGCTTCTAGGACTTATCATCTCTGGGGAACAAAATCCCCAAATGGATTGGTTTATTCAAAATTATAGCTCTATTAAAATTGCCCATTTCCCCACCTACACTAACGACTTCCAAACCAAAGCCCAAAACCTTAAAAATTCGCTCAAAAAAAATGGAATCTTAAACTCAAAGTGATATTTTAAGAGAGAAAACGCTAAAATTACAGAAAAATTATTTAAGGTTACACAATGAAGCTTAGACTCCCACACGCACCTTATATTGGAAACAAAATAGCACTCGATTTATCAAACTGCGGATTTGTTAGTCTTTTACACGGAATAGAAGGCATTAGCAAAGTGGCACAAAACTTTATTGAAGAAGATATCAAAGAAGAAATGAAAATCGAAGAAAAAGCAAGAGAAATTTTAGAAGAAAATCTTGATGAAATTGAATTTATGCGAGCTGATGAACACCAGCTCTTTTGGAAAATCAAACATAAGCTTGCCGAAAATGAAGGTTTTATTTTAAATTGGGAAGATCGCTACAATCACCTTGCACACAAAATACTTGATGAACTTTATGAAGAAGATTTAATTGAATATTCTACCTCTGAAACACGCGTAAAAAATGTTATTTTTAAAGCCATTGATGGCTATATCAAAATCTACAATGAAATAGAAGATGTTGTTAATGAAAAAATTAGCAATTATAAACGCAAAATTGTTTTTGGCTCTGAAGAATATGATTTAATCTTTGACAGACTTTATCAAGAGGAACTCAAAAAGAAAGGATTCCTATAATGCAAACCTTAAAAAACGCTTGGATTTATTTAGAAAATGGAATGTTTTTTGAAGCAAAAAGCTTTGGTGCAAACAAGACAGCAACAGGCGAACTCGTCTTTAATACCTCAATGACTGGCTACCAAGAGATCACCACTGATCCAAGCTATGCTGGGCAGTTTATTTGCTTTACAATGCCAGAAATTGGAATTGTTGGTGCAAATCCAAAAGACACAGAAAGCCATAGTATCTTTGCTAAAGGCATTTTGTGCCATAATTATAATACTTTTTATTCTAATTTTCGTGCAACAGAAAGCTTAGGGCAATTTTTACAACAATATGATTGTATGGGAATTTGCGGATTAGATACAAGAATGCTAACGCAAACCATAAGAAAACAGGGAGCAATGATGATGATAGCTTCCACAGAAATTTCAGATAAAAATGAACTCAAAAAAATCCTTGAATCTTCCCCAAGAATCGAAGCTATTAACTATATCAAAGAAGTAAGCACCAAAGAAAACTATACACATAATGAAGGGCGGTTTGACTTTAATCTTATGAATTTTTCAAAACCAATAACCACCAAAAAGATTCTCGCCATTGACTTTGGAATTAAAAAAAGCATTCTAAGGGAGCTTGTGAATGCAGGATTTAGCGTAGAGGTGATTCCACATTGCTTTGATGCAGAATCGCTTATCAAACGCTATAGCAATAAAGAATTTGATGGGATATTTTTATCTAATGGACCAGGAGATCCACAAGTTTTAGATCAAGAAGTCGCTCAAATCAAAAAACTCATTGAAGCAAAAATTCCAATTTTTGCCATTTGTCTAGGACACCAACTGCTCTCTTTAGCACAAGGCTATCCTACACACAAGCTAAAGTTTGGACATCACGGAGGTAATCACCCTGTCAAAAATCTGCTCACCAATCAAGTAGAAATTACAGCCCAAAATCACAATTATTCCGTGCCAGAATCTATTCAAGAAATCGCAGAAGTTACTCATCGCAATCTCTTTGATGGAACAATTGAAGGTTTAAGATACAAAAATGCTCTTATTTGTTCGCTTCAGCACCACCCAGAAGCAGGACCTGGACCTTCTGAATCTACAGCGCTTTTTAGTGAGTTTGCAAAATTAATAGAAGAATCTAAAGCCTAAAAGGCTTTAAATTGAATGCTATTCAAACCATTCTCAATCAACTAGAACAATCTTCAAATCTCCGCATTCTTTTCCCGCAAAAACACAAAGATTTAGAAATCCAAAAAAATGGCAAATGGCTTTTAAATCTTGCAAGTAACGACTATCTAAACCTTGCAAGTAATCAAAATTTCATTGCAGAATTTTTGGATTCTGATCTTTTTAGAGACAATTGTTTTTTTAGTGCTTCTTCTTCGCGTAGTTTAAGTGGAAACTTTGAAATTTATGAAGCTTTTGAATCTTATTTAGAATCGCTTTTTAATAAAAAAGCTCTACTTTTTAATAGTGGTTATCACGCAAATGTAGGTGCCCTTAGTGCACTTGGAAAGCTTAAAAATGTCCTTTTTTTAGCCGATAGAAGCATTCACGCAAGCCATATTGATGGATTAAAGTCTTTTGGTAAAATTGCTTTTAAACGCTTTTTGCATAATGATATGCAAGATTTAAGAAAACTGCTAGAACATAATGCCAAAAATTTTGAAGCTATTTTTATTTTAAGCGAAGGGCTTTTTAGTATGGAGGGCGATTTTGCAAAAATACAATCCCTTATCGCACTAAAAAAACAATTTAAAAATGTTTATTTATATATTGATGAAGCCCATAGCATAGGGAGTTTTGGGCAAAATGGCTTAGGGCTTTGTTATCCCATTTTAAAAGAAATTGATTTTCTTATTTTGACTTTTGGTAAAGCAATAGCTTCTATGGGTGCGTGTGTGCTATGCCAAAGTGATTTCAGAAATTATTTTATCAACTTCTCAAGAAGCCTAATTTACTCAACAGCATTACCACCTGTTAATATTGCAATGAGTTATTTTTCCTTTTTGCATTTGCCCAATTTACAAAAACAAAGAGAAAGGCTCTCTAACATTAGTCAAGATTTTAAAATACTTTTGCAAAACAATCTTCAATATGAGATTTTAGGGGAATACAATATTTTAAGCCTTGTTTTAAAAGATAATCACAAGGCTATATTTTTTCAAAAAGAACTAGAAAAAAGAGGCTTCTTTGCTCCCGCCATTAGACCCCCAACCATTCCACAAAATCAAGCTTGTTTGCGTTTTTCTCTAACCCAAAAGATTCCATTTAATCAACTTGAATCCTTATGTGATTCCCTAAAAGAAATTGATTATGAATATTTATCATAAGATTAATAATAATAAAAATATTTTATTATTATTTGGTGGCTTTGCATCGCATTTTAGTCATTTTCAAAACTTTATCCCTAGCAATTACGATTGGATTTTACTCTCACATTATCAACATTTGGATTTTTCAACACTAGAAAATTTGCTACTTCCCTTGCAAAACAAAAATCTCCATTTGCTTGGATTTTCTATGGGAGTTTGGGTGGCTCATTTGTTTTTAAATCAAACTTCTATTGCTTCTAAATTCAAATCCAAAACAGCAGTAAATGGAACTGAGTATGGCATCCACGAAACCTATGGAATCAATCCCAAACTCTTTGCACTCACGCAAAAAAAATTCAATCTAGAATCATTTAAACAAAATCTTTTTGGCAATCATTACCCACCCCCAAAGAATTTTTTATTTTTAGAAGAATCTCTACTCAAAGATGAGTTAAAATTTTTCTTAGATCATCAGCACCATATGGACAATTCCTCAAAATGGGATAGAATCATTATCTCATCTAATGATCTTGTTTTCCCCACACAAACACAAAAAAACTTTTGGGACTGCCAAGGATATAAACAGCAAATTTTAGAAATTGATGCTCCTCATTTTGCTTTTTTTGATTGGAAGTTTTGATGCTAAAAACCACCTTACAAAAAACTTTTTCTAAAGCACAAAATACTTACAACAAAGAAGCAATAATCCAAAATATAATGCAAGATACTTTGCTAGAGATTCTTACCCATCATCAAAATAACTCGCATTTTCAAAACATCCTAGAATTAGGTTGCGGCAGGGGTGGATTTTCAGAAAAAATAAGCAAAAAATTAACATATGATAATTTTGTAGCATTGGATTTAATAGATTTTTCCCAAAGCTTTTTAGGCAAAAATATAGAATTCTTACAATTTGATATTGAAAATTTAGAAATGATAAAAAATATTTATCAAAATATTACTTTTGATTTGATTGCTTCTAATGCTGCCCTGCAATGGACTAATCAATTTAAACTCCTGCCTAAATTTAGCCAACTCGCACACAAAAACTCTCTCTTACTTCTAGGAATCTTTGGCAAACATAATCTATGGGAAATGCGAGAATTCTTAGGTAATGGACTAGAATACCTTGATACCTTCAATTACAAAACACTCTTGCAACAAGAATGGGAAATCTTGGAATGTTTTAGCACATTGCACACTTTGCATTTTCATCATCCCCTAGAAGTCTTTAGGCATCTCAAAAATACCGGTGTGAATGTCTATAGCACTTCCCTTACTCTCACAAAAACTCATCTAAAATCTTATGAGGAACGCTTTGAAAATAATCTTACTTATGAGCCACTCTATATTTTTGCGCAAAAAAAGTAGAATCTTAGAAAAACAATGTTATAACTCCACAAATCATTTTTAGGATCAAAAATGGGAAAATCATTCACCCAAACTCCCTATTATTTGCAAAAAGCCATTAAGGATTTTTTTAATCCTTTTATTCTCAGACTCGCACTCCTTCCATTTATTATTTCTTTAGTTTTTTGGATTACTATTTTTTATTTTTTTAGCAAGGATGTGATGACAAATTTATTTGCCTTGATTCAACCCTATTTAACCATTGAAACTTCTTGGCTTTCTTGGATTCAAGCTCCGCTAGAGTTTCTTGCTCATACTTTTTTATTTATCATTATAATGGTATTTTTTTGGTTATTACAATTCTTAACACTTATGTTAATCAATGCTTTTTTAACCCCTTTTGTTGTTCAATTTATTCATAAACAACATTATTCTTCTATTTTGATTCAACCTGACACAGCCTTTTTTGTTTCTCTTTTATTTTTGATCATTTCTTATGTGATCTATGCAATGCTTTTTTTATGTTTGCTTCCTTTTTACTTTATCCCACCCATTTGGATAATTGGAATCACTTTTTTAAATTATTGGCTATTTTCTAAAATACTTCTCCAAGATGTTGGCGAAAATATTTTTAGCCAACAAGAATTTACCCATACTAAACAAATCCATAAAAATGCTATAAGAAGCTTAATAATACCTCTATTTCTTTTAAGCCTTATTCCTTTTGTTAGTTTTTTTGTGCCTCTTTTTTCTTCTATTGCTCTTACACATTTATTTTTTCATATCAAGGGGGATTTAAAAGATGGAAATTCAAATTGAACGCGCCGTTTTAAGCTCTATTTTTTTTGATCCAGAACAACTAGATTTTGTTTCTGAGACACTCGCACCCGAAGATTTTTCATACACGCCTAATCAAAATATTTTTGCTGCTATGTTAGAACTTAGGCGACTTGATATGCCTATTGATGAAGAATTTATTCTCAAAAAATCCACAAAATCTCGCCCTATCGATCAAGAAGAAATTCTAAATATTCTAAGCACAAGCCCCATTAGTGATATTCACGCTTATACAAAAGAAATTAAAGAAGATTCTACAAGAAGAAAATTGCATTCCCTAGCTATGAAAATTAATGAAGCAAGTAATGATTCAGATAACCCTGCAAAAGATATTATCGACTATCTTCAAAGCGAACTTTATAAAATCACCAACATTCACGAAAATAAAGAATTTCGTGATTCTAAAGAAGTAACAACCGCTACTTTGCGTTACATTGAAGAAATCAAAAAACGCGGAAATTCTGTGCTTATTGGTGTAGATACAGGCTTTCACTCACTTAATGAAAAAACCACCGGCTTTGGAAAAGGAGATTTGATTATTGTCGCAGCGCGTCCTGCAATGGGTAAAACCACGCTTGTTTTGAATATGGCACAAAAAGCATTAGATACAGGCAGAGGAGTTGCGTTTTTTAGTCTTGAAATGCCCGCTGAACAACTAATGTTAAGAATGCTTTCGGCTAAAACTTCTATTGCCTTACAACATTTACGCGTAGGAAATTTACAAGATGAAGAATGGGAACAACTCTCTCACGCAGCTGATATTATGGCAAATGCACCACTTTTTATTGATGATAATAGCCTCCTTACTATTCATCAATTCCGCACTAAAATGCGAAAAATTAAATCAAAGCACCCAGAAATTGGACTTGCTGTAATTGATTATTTACAACTTATGAGTAGCACTGATGGCAAAAAAGATCGCCACCAAGAAGTAAGCGAGATTAGTAGAGGACTAAAAATGATTGCAAGGGAATTAGAAATTCCCATCATCGCCCTTTCTCAACTTAATAGAAGTCTAGAATCCCGAAGCGACAGACGCCCTATGCTTTCAGATTTACGAGAATCTGGATCTATTGAGCAAGATGCGGATATTATTTTGTTTGTTTATCGTGATGCTGTTTATAAACAAAAAGATGAAAAAGAAAAAGAAGAAGCTGCTAGAAAAGAAGGCAAGGAATATAAATCCACATTTGTCCCAAAAAATGAAGAAGAAGCAGAAATTATTATTGGAAAACAAAGAAATGGTCCAACAGGCGTTGTTAAACTTACTTTTCACAAGCATTGCACACGATTTGTTGATTCTACTGATTCAAGTAATGCCCTAGAAATCATCTATGAATCCACCGCACAAACAACACAAACGCATTTCACACCGCCAGAAAATAATCAAATAGAAGCCCCTATCATTTAAAATTTACTCTCAAATCTTTCAATAAAAAAGCCTTTAGTAAAGACTTGAGAGACAAAAAGTATCACAGAATTTCACGCCTATAAAAAAGTAAAAAGATTCTTACCTAAAATTATTTTAATATGTGCAATTCTTTGCTATACTCTAGAGAATTTATTTCTAACAAAGGACACTTATGAAAATAACTTACACTCTTACAGACGAATCCCCAGCATTAGCGACTTATTCTTTTTTACCTATTGTTAAAGCCTTTTTAAAAAAAGCAGAAATTGAAGTTGAAACTTCTGATATTTCATTAGCTGCTAGAATCCTAGCTCAATTTCCAGAAAATGGTTATAAAGACGAACTAGCTTTACTTGGAAATCTTGTAGAAAAACCTGATGCAAATCTCATCAAAACGCCTAATATCTCTGCTTCCATTCCACAACTTAAAGCTGCTATTGCTGAATTGCAACAAAAAGGCTTTAAGATTCCAAACTTCCCTGATGAGCCAAAAAATGATGCAGAAAAAACTATTAAAGAAAAATATCAAAAGGTATTAGGAAGTGCTGTAAATCCCGTTTTGCGACAAGGAAACTCCGATAGAAGAAGCACCAAAGCTGTTAAAGAATATGCCAAAAAAAATCCTTACAAAGTGGTGCCTTTTAATAAAGATTCTAAAAGTCGAGTTTCTTATATGCAAAAGGGAGATTTCTTTGATAATGAAAAAGCAATTTTAATCCAAAATCCAACCACTGCAAAGATTGAATTCATTGGAAGCAAAGGCACTGAAATCCTAAAAGATAATTTAAAACTAGAAAAAAATGAGATTCTAGATGCGACCTTTATGAGCGTGGAAAATTTAAGTCAATTTTATGAAGACCAAATAAAAATTTGCAAAAATGAAAATCTCTTACTCTCTTTGCATTTAAAAGCCACAATGATGAAAGTGAGCGATCCTATTATCTTTGGTTATGCTGTTAAAGCATACTTCAAAGAATTATTTGATAGCTTTAAAGAAGAATTTGAAACACTTGGAATCAACCCAAATAATGGTATTTCAGAGCTTCTAAGCAAAATAGAAAATTCTAGCAAAAAAGCAGAAATACTTGCTAAATATAATGAGATTCTTGCCAAAAATGCTCCACTTTCTATGGTTAATTCTGACAAAGGAATTACAAATTTACATGTTCCTAGCGATGTGATTGTAGATGCTTCTATGCCTGCAATGTTAAAAAATGGCGCAAAACTTTGGGATAAAGAAGGCAAAGAACGCGATACTAATGCACTAATTCCTGATAAAACTTATGCAACTATTTATGAGGCTGTGATTGAGGATTTACACCAAAATGGAACACTTGATCCAAAAACTCTAGGAAGTGTCTCTAATGTAGGCTTGATGGCAAAAAAAGCTCAAGAATATGGTTCTCACGATAAAACTTTCGTTGCAAAAGAAGATGGTATTTTTAGAATCACTGATAAAAATGGTAATACACTCTTAGAACACAAAGTGCAAAAAGGCGATATTTACAGAGCTAATCAAGCTAAATACGATGCTGTTTTAAATTGGATTGATTTAGGAATCCAAAGAGCAGATATCACTGGAAACACTGCAATCTTTTGGCTTGATGAAAAACGCCCTAGCAATAAAATTATGATTGACTTAGTTAAACAAAGATTGCAAGAAAAAGGCAAAGAAATTGCAATTTTAGCTCCTAAAGAGGCTTGTTTAGAATCACTTAAACTTATTCGTGCAGGAAAAGACTGCATTTCAATCACAGGCAATGTATTGCGAGATTACTTGACAGATTTATTCCCCATTTTAGAACTTGGCACAAGTGCAAAAATGCTCTCTGTAGTGCCAATGCTAAATGGTGGAGCTATGTTTGAGACAGGAGCAGGAGGAAGTGCTCCAAAACAAGTAGAACAACTTATTGAAGAAAATCACTTGCGTTGGGATAGCTTGGGAGAATTCTTAGCCTTGCAAGCAAGTTTAGAATTTTTTGCTCAAAAAACTAATAATGCTAAAGCTCAAATACTAGCAAACTGCCTTGATGAAGCAATCGCCAAATGGCTTGATAACAACAAAGCTCCATCAAGAAAAGTCAAAGAAGATGACAACCGCACTAGTCATTTTTATTTGGCAATGTATTTTGCAAATGCACTAGCCAATCAAAATAAAGATACAAATCTACAAGACTTCTTTAAAACTATAGCAGAAGAATTCAATGCTAATGAAAGTAAGATTCACCAAGAATATCTAGAAGCTCAAGGTGTAAAAGTAGATTTAGGTGGTTATTATAAATTTGATGATGCAAAATGCAATGCGATTATGCGTCCAAGTGCAACTTTCAATACTATTTTAGAGAAAATCTCTAAATAAACCTTTGGGGCTTTTGCTCCTTAACTGCTTCCTTTAGCCTTCAAAATATAATCCATTAAACCTTTTGTTAAAGCAAACACATTTCATCAATTTTTGTTAGTAAATTACATTAATTTTTAGAGTTTTTTAGAAAGTATTAGCACATAAATTGTGTGTAATGAGATAATAAGACTTAGGGCTTAATTAAAATTATATTTTGAAAATAACTCACAAGGGTTAAGTTTAAATTGTAGCATCTTAGCACTTTCTCTGCCACCATCACCACCTTTTCTTTGTATCGTAATCTTACCTATTTTTAAACTGCCTTTTTCTGTAATTCTTACTTCACCACTATAAAAATTTATAACCTCATTAATAGGTTTTAAAATCCATTGCAAATCTTTTAATTCCTATTTCAAAATTACCAAAAACCACTCACTAGCAAATTGGCCTCTACCTTTTAAAATATCATTTAAAATCAATATTTTATTTTTTTCAAAAAACTCAACTACACTAGCTTGTTCTGCCTGTAAAAATTCATCTAAAAACATCCGCCTTGAATCTCTCGGATTATCTATGTTAGGAGGAATTTCGCCACTAAAGCGTTGTAAAATATTACAAATATTATCTGGGATATTCCACAATGCTTTATAAGATTTTATCCAACGCTTATCAATTTGATTAAAACCTTGCGGATTTGATACAAGCTTTACTTGAATATTTTGCACATCTTGTAAATTTTTCAATTTTATTTGTATTAAAATCACGACTTGTACATCTGCCTTGTAGCTCCCTTTAATTTTTTGTGCCTTCACTTCTTTGATTTCTGAGAGTTGATAATTCATTGCTCTTAGCCATTCTTGAGCCAATGTATCACTTTCCCAATTATTAAATGTAGTAACTACGAAATCCTCATTTTAAAACCCTTTTTGGCTGTTTTTGATCCCAATTCAATTTTATCCATTGCTACCTTCTCTTAATTTTGTTGCAAGTGCTTCTATTACATTTACGCTCATAGCATTTCCACATTGCCTTAAAATATCGCTTTGCTTTAAAGTGTTTATTTTTATTTTGAAGTCTTGTAATTTATCAAATCCTTGTAGCTTTAATGCCTCATATCCACTCAATTTATATAACTTTTTATTATATACATAAAGCAATCCCTGTCTATCTCTTCTTATTGTTGGAATTTTATTCCTATACAATCTTAAATCACTTTGTCTTGTGTCTAAGATTAAAAAATCTTCCTCTAATAATGATGCCAAATCATATTTATTTTGATTGTATTTATTATTTAAATACTTTAAGAATGTAGCGTAGCTTTGTGATTCTTTTAAGAATTCATTTTCTTGCTCTGGCGATAAAAAACATTCAATATTTTTATGTTTTGTATGAAACATAAAATCAAAATTTTTATCCATTATATTATGGATTCCCACAAAATACACCCTTTCTCTAGAGTGTGCTAAGCCAAAATCGATTGTGTTTAAGACCTTGTGAAAAACTTTATAGTTACAAGATTCTAATAACATAATTGCCTGTTTTAATGTTTCGCCCTTTTGATGATTAATAAAGCCTTTTACATTTTCTAAAATAAAATATTTTGGTTGTTTTATTTTGAGGATTTCTATTAAATCAAATAAGATTTGACCTTTTTACTTATTTTTAAATCCTTCTCTTTTGCCAACAATGCTAAAACTCTGGCAGGGGAAACCACTAATCAATAAATCAAAATTGGGGAGTTTGTTTGAATTGATTTTTGTTAAATCCCCAAATTCTAATTCATTTGTGGTGTCAAAGAATGTTTTGTATGTTTTAATTGCTTCCTTATCAATTTCACTAAAACCTAGACATTTAAAACCATTTAATTCAAGACCTAGCCTGCCACCACCAATGCCACTACAAAAATCAATAAAAGTCAATCTTACTTCCTTGCTTTCCCTGCGATGATAAATCTTAGTGCATTGAGTTTGATAAATCCTGCGGCGTCTTTTTGGTTATATACAGAATCTTCCTCAAAGGTGCTATAAGCCGCATTAAAGAGTGAATTTCTAGATTCTCTACCTAGCACAGTTACATTGCCTTTATATAGCTCTAGCCTCACGACACCCTCGACTTTTTCTTGTGTCTTATCAATCAATGCTTGTAGCGCCTCGCGCTCTGGGCTAAACCAATAGCCATTATAAATAAGCTCGGCATATTTTGGCATTATCGAATCTTTTAGGTGTGCCGCTTCTCTATCAAGGCATAGAGATTCTATAGCGCGATGTGCTTTTAGATAGATTGTTCCACCCGGAGTTTCATAGCACCCACGCGATTTCATACCCACATAGCGATTTTCTACCAAATCAAGTCGCCCAATGCCATTCTCTCCGCCAAGCTTGTTAAGTTTTGCCCAAAATTCTGCAGGGCTTAGCTTCTCACCATTAATTGCTACGCCATCACCTTTTTCAAAACTAATGGTAATGATAGTTGGGTTATCAGGGGCATTTTTGGGGCTTACACTCCATCGCCACATATCTTCTTCGGGTGCAACATTTGGATCTTCTAGAATCTGCCCTTCATAGCTTATATGCAAGAGATTTGCGTCCATTGAATAAGGCGATTTATTTTGCTTTTTTTCAATCTCAATGCCTGCAGATTCTGCATAAGCAAGTAATTTTTCGCGACTATTTAAATCCCACTCTCTCCAAGGCGCGATGACTTTTATATCAGGATTTAGCGCATAAGCTCCAAGCTCAAATCGCACTTGATCATTGCCTTTGCCAGTTGCGCCGTGTGCTATGGCATCAGCGCCCACTTCTCGAGCGATTTCTACAAGTCTTTTGGCAATCAAAGGGCGTGCGATGCTTGTG
This portion of the Helicobacter canadensis MIT 98-5491 genome encodes:
- a CDS encoding NADP-dependent isocitrate dehydrogenase, which codes for MKITYTLTDESPALATYSFLPIVKAFLKKAEIEVETSDISLAARILAQFPENGYKDELALLGNLVEKPDANLIKTPNISASIPQLKAAIAELQQKGFKIPNFPDEPKNDAEKTIKEKYQKVLGSAVNPVLRQGNSDRRSTKAVKEYAKKNPYKVVPFNKDSKSRVSYMQKGDFFDNEKAILIQNPTTAKIEFIGSKGTEILKDNLKLEKNEILDATFMSVENLSQFYEDQIKICKNENLLLSLHLKATMMKVSDPIIFGYAVKAYFKELFDSFKEEFETLGINPNNGISELLSKIENSSKKAEILAKYNEILAKNAPLSMVNSDKGITNLHVPSDVIVDASMPAMLKNGAKLWDKEGKERDTNALIPDKTYATIYEAVIEDLHQNGTLDPKTLGSVSNVGLMAKKAQEYGSHDKTFVAKEDGIFRITDKNGNTLLEHKVQKGDIYRANQAKYDAVLNWIDLGIQRADITGNTAIFWLDEKRPSNKIMIDLVKQRLQEKGKEIAILAPKEACLESLKLIRAGKDCISITGNVLRDYLTDLFPILELGTSAKMLSVVPMLNGGAMFETGAGGSAPKQVEQLIEENHLRWDSLGEFLALQASLEFFAQKTNNAKAQILANCLDEAIAKWLDNNKAPSRKVKEDDNRTSHFYLAMYFANALANQNKDTNLQDFFKTIAEEFNANESKIHQEYLEAQGVKVDLGGYYKFDDAKCNAIMRPSATFNTILEKISK
- a CDS encoding argininosuccinate synthase, whose translation is MEKTKDIKKVVLAYSGGLDTSVILKWLGDTYGCEVVTFTADIGQGEEVEPARAKALKLGIKPQNIFIDDLREEFIRDFVFPMFRANTIYEGEYLLGTSIARPLIAKRLVEIAREVGADAIAHGATGKGNDQVRFELGAYALNPDIKVIAPWREWDLNSREKLLAYAESAGIEIEKKQNKSPYSMDANLLHISYEGQILEDPNVAPEEDMWRWSVSPKNAPDNPTIITISFEKGDGVAINGEKLSPAEFWAKLNKLGGENGIGRLDLVENRYVGMKSRGCYETPGGTIYLKAHRAIESLCLDREAAHLKDSIMPKYAELIYNGYWFSPEREALQALIDKTQEKVEGVVRLELYKGNVTVLGRESRNSLFNAAYSTFEEDSVYNQKDAAGFIKLNALRFIIAGKARK